The proteins below come from a single Terriglobia bacterium genomic window:
- the ychF gene encoding redox-regulated ATPase YchF, translating into MKTGIIGLPQVGKTSLFKILTKAQLSPQHVNPREAHVGVARVPDDRLDRLAALYNPRKLLHASVEYVDVAAMPAHASHAEAKAGAGLSDAIVANIRQVDAIAHVVRAFDDPSIAHVGEINPLRDIQNVDFDLMVSDLGQVEKRLERLQKDLKKQKTPELEKEFDLLRRCTAFLEQERPLREMEMTPEDKKRIRGFMFLSEKPILHVLNIGESPELGRELGQVVEKFGLQEVTARPRTGATAIAGKVEAELAEMSDADAAEFLSSYGMNESGLTRLIRKTYELLGLISFFTVGEDECRAWTIENGTRAVNAAGVIHTDLEHHFIRAEVIRWDHLLEAGSEANARAHGTLRLEGKDYIVKDGDVMHIRHSG; encoded by the coding sequence ATGAAAACAGGAATCATCGGCCTGCCTCAGGTAGGCAAGACATCGCTGTTCAAGATCCTGACCAAGGCGCAGCTCTCGCCGCAGCACGTCAATCCGCGGGAAGCGCACGTGGGCGTCGCCAGGGTCCCCGACGACCGCCTCGACCGCCTCGCCGCGCTGTACAACCCGCGCAAGCTGTTGCACGCCTCGGTCGAGTACGTGGACGTTGCCGCCATGCCGGCGCACGCCTCGCACGCGGAGGCCAAGGCCGGCGCCGGCCTGAGCGACGCCATCGTCGCCAATATCCGCCAGGTGGACGCCATCGCGCACGTGGTCCGCGCGTTCGACGATCCCTCCATCGCCCACGTCGGCGAAATCAACCCGCTGCGCGACATTCAAAACGTTGATTTCGACCTCATGGTCAGCGACCTCGGCCAGGTGGAGAAACGCCTGGAGCGCCTGCAAAAAGATTTGAAGAAGCAGAAAACGCCCGAGCTGGAAAAAGAATTCGATCTTCTCCGGCGCTGTACGGCCTTCCTCGAACAGGAGCGCCCGCTGCGCGAAATGGAGATGACGCCGGAAGACAAGAAGCGCATCCGCGGCTTCATGTTCCTGAGCGAAAAGCCCATTCTCCACGTGCTCAACATCGGCGAGAGCCCGGAACTCGGCCGCGAACTGGGGCAGGTCGTCGAGAAATTTGGCCTGCAGGAAGTCACCGCTCGCCCCAGAACCGGCGCCACCGCGATCGCCGGGAAAGTCGAAGCCGAGCTCGCCGAGATGTCCGACGCCGATGCCGCCGAGTTCCTCTCCAGCTACGGCATGAACGAGAGCGGCCTCACCCGCCTGATCCGCAAAACCTACGAACTGCTCGGCCTGATTTCTTTCTTCACCGTCGGCGAGGACGAGTGCCGCGCCTGGACGATCGAGAACGGCACCAGGGCGGTCAACGCAGCCGGCGTCATCCACACCGACCTGGAGCACCACTTCATCCGCGCCGAGGTCATCCGCTGGGACCATCTTCTCGAAGCCGGCTCGGAAGCCAACGCCCGCGCGCACGGAACTCTGCGCCTGGAAGGCAAGGACTACATCGTCAAGGACGGCGACGTCATGCACATCCGACACAGCGGGTAA